A single region of the Microcella sp. genome encodes:
- a CDS encoding peptidoglycan DD-metalloendopeptidase family protein, with protein sequence MTNEFPWAATRSNEGPSTTTNDALEVPGSSHTPPSFNHVPAVMSSDEAQTLALSQSPSSHSTDFQTQSRREMRETERSLRTNRRAPRRTESAPVVAASPIGSVAQKVATAALPRPVAAPAARTLVALSAAERAPIHLRVAQKAFPPVVLVAATALLVSTSLPATALFDPDAPPASTVMASIASSANNDSDLTLAAEQVLTLEASTALNTPDASRDDWSVTSYAEMLRLKYGSRDFSYSTSGSGAVRWPFAAPVPINSGFGERVAPCRSCSSYHQGLDFGAGSGSPIFSIADGVVIQSEYSGGFGQHAIIEHTINGQRVQSIYAHMTGGSSPLVAGQEVRAGDLVGTVGNTGVTTGAHLHFEIHIDDIAIDPFAWLQSNAS encoded by the coding sequence GTGACGAACGAATTCCCCTGGGCGGCGACCCGCTCCAATGAGGGTCCCTCGACAACTACGAACGACGCGCTCGAGGTGCCCGGCTCCTCCCACACTCCGCCCTCCTTCAATCACGTGCCAGCGGTGATGAGTTCCGACGAGGCGCAGACCCTCGCATTAAGCCAGTCGCCCTCCAGCCACTCGACCGACTTCCAGACCCAAAGCCGTCGCGAAATGCGCGAGACAGAGCGCTCGCTGCGAACGAACCGCCGTGCTCCCCGCAGGACGGAAAGCGCACCCGTCGTGGCGGCATCACCGATCGGAAGCGTGGCCCAGAAAGTCGCGACGGCAGCCTTGCCGCGTCCGGTCGCCGCGCCTGCGGCGAGGACCCTGGTGGCGCTCAGCGCCGCTGAGCGGGCGCCGATACATCTCCGTGTCGCCCAGAAGGCTTTTCCGCCCGTCGTCTTGGTTGCCGCAACCGCCCTGCTAGTCAGCACCTCACTGCCCGCGACGGCACTATTCGACCCCGATGCCCCTCCGGCCTCCACTGTCATGGCGTCGATCGCCTCATCGGCCAACAATGATTCCGACCTCACGCTCGCCGCCGAGCAGGTCCTCACTCTCGAGGCAAGCACTGCACTGAACACTCCGGACGCCTCGCGGGACGACTGGAGCGTCACTTCGTACGCGGAGATGCTGCGCCTGAAGTACGGTAGCCGCGACTTCTCCTACTCGACCAGCGGCTCCGGCGCAGTGCGCTGGCCTTTTGCCGCGCCAGTGCCGATCAATTCGGGATTTGGCGAGCGTGTGGCTCCATGTCGTTCCTGTTCGAGTTACCACCAGGGGCTTGACTTTGGCGCGGGATCAGGAAGTCCGATTTTCTCGATTGCTGATGGGGTTGTGATTCAGTCCGAGTACAGCGGTGGCTTCGGTCAACACGCGATAATCGAACACACGATCAATGGTCAACGCGTTCAAAGCATTTACGCTCACATGACTGGCGGCAGCTCGCCGCTCGTCGCCGGGCAAGAAGTACGCGCGGGCGACTTAGTCGGGACCGTAGGGAACACGGGAGTTACTACGGGTGCCCATCTCCACTTTGAGATTCACATCGACGACATCGCCATCGATCCGTTCGCTTGGTTGCAATCCAACGCAAGCTAG